A window of the Nibribacter ruber genome harbors these coding sequences:
- a CDS encoding M57 family metalloprotease — MKLNYSLKLAAVALVLGFSSCSTDEEAVVDKASVSKETLAKIYEMGFGTTDVKAVEGGYLVEGDILLTDAQLNAQHDQKFLRVGETEQYRTTNLVNAGTGRTITLSIDPSLPSTYVTALDAAIARYNAQNLLIKMTRISSGGEIYLKAAPKSAQYLASAGFPTSTGNPHNQILIATRYIGTNPNQSWFTTILAHEIGHCIGFRHTDYMDRSYSCGGSYTNEGASTVGAINIPGTPTTADATSWMLACIGSGQNRPFNSNDVTALNYLY; from the coding sequence ATGAAATTAAATTACTCACTTAAACTGGCCGCTGTTGCCCTAGTTCTTGGTTTCTCTTCTTGTTCCACTGATGAAGAAGCCGTAGTAGATAAAGCATCTGTGTCCAAAGAAACATTGGCGAAAATCTATGAAATGGGCTTCGGGACTACAGACGTAAAGGCTGTAGAAGGTGGTTACCTGGTAGAAGGAGACATCTTGTTAACAGATGCTCAACTGAACGCCCAACATGATCAGAAATTTCTGCGCGTAGGTGAGACAGAGCAGTACCGCACCACCAACCTGGTGAACGCTGGCACTGGCCGTACCATCACCTTGTCAATTGACCCGTCTTTGCCTTCTACTTATGTGACTGCTTTGGACGCGGCCATTGCCCGTTACAATGCCCAGAACTTGTTGATCAAAATGACGCGCATCTCTTCTGGTGGCGAAATCTACCTGAAAGCAGCTCCTAAGTCTGCCCAGTATTTGGCTTCTGCCGGTTTCCCAACCTCAACGGGTAATCCTCATAACCAAATTCTGATTGCCACACGTTACATTGGCACCAACCCTAACCAGAGCTGGTTCACCACCATCCTGGCCCACGAGATTGGTCACTGCATTGGCTTCCGTCACACAGATTACATGGACCGGTCTTATTCTTGCGGTGGTTCTTACACCAATGAAGGAGCTTCTACCGTTGGCGCTATCAATATCCCAGGCACTCCAACTACCGCTGATGCTACTTCTTGGATGCTGGCGTGCATTGGCTCTGGCCAGAACCGTCCGTTTAACTCAAATGACGTAACAGCTCTTAACTACCTGTACTAG
- a CDS encoding M57 family metalloprotease translates to MKLHYAFKIAAVALVLGNTGCSQEEEAVVEKASVSKETLAKIYEMGFGTTDVKAVDGGYLVEGDIMLTDEQLNTKQDAKFLRVGDTEQYRTSNLVSVGSGRTINVAITTSLPSSYVTALDEAIRRYNAENLLVRFRRVSSGYNILLSKAPTGSSYLASAGFPSGGNPYNKVLVNSDYLGSSPGTNYLATILAHELGHTIGFRHTDYMDRSYSCGGAYTNEGASTVGAIHIPGTPTTADATSWMLACVATGQNRPFNTNDRTALNYLY, encoded by the coding sequence ATGAAATTACATTACGCATTCAAAATTGCCGCTGTGGCCCTTGTTCTGGGTAACACAGGATGTTCACAAGAAGAAGAGGCTGTAGTAGAAAAAGCCTCAGTTTCTAAAGAAACCCTAGCCAAGATCTATGAAATGGGCTTTGGCACTACAGATGTAAAAGCCGTTGACGGTGGTTACCTGGTAGAGGGCGATATTATGTTGACCGACGAGCAATTGAACACCAAACAAGACGCTAAGTTCTTGCGCGTGGGTGACACAGAGCAGTACCGTACCTCCAATCTGGTGAGCGTGGGCAGTGGCCGTACCATTAACGTAGCCATCACCACGTCTCTGCCTAGTTCTTATGTGACGGCCTTAGATGAGGCTATCCGGAGATACAACGCAGAAAACCTGTTGGTTAGATTCCGCAGAGTGTCTTCCGGTTATAACATCTTGTTATCCAAGGCTCCAACCGGTTCTTCTTACTTGGCATCTGCCGGTTTCCCGTCTGGTGGCAACCCATACAACAAGGTATTGGTCAACTCTGACTACCTGGGCAGCAGCCCTGGCACCAACTATCTGGCTACCATTTTGGCCCACGAATTAGGCCACACCATTGGTTTCCGTCACACTGATTACATGGACCGCTCTTACTCTTGCGGCGGTGCTTATACCAATGAAGGTGCCTCTACCGTAGGTGCCATCCACATCCCAGGCACGCCTACCACGGCAGACGCCACTTCATGGATGTTGGCTTGTGTGGCTACCGGCCAGAACCGTCCGTTCAACACCAATGACCGCACGGCTCTTAATTATCTGTATTAA
- a CDS encoding redoxin domain-containing protein, with translation MKRIFTLSLGLLISGLALAQTGYKIGAKVADFTLKNTKDQAMSLSQFKDAQVVVVVFTSKNCPYAKLYDGRLQTLANTYAGKGVKFIYVNPAIGLEEGGDTIKELSEQVDTSVSAMPYLLDNQQKVSKQFGAVKTPEVFVLQNSPDGFYLKYKGAIDDNPQVEAYAKEFYLKNALENALAGRPVTTAEIRPTGCMIKKF, from the coding sequence ATGAAACGCATTTTTACCCTTTCCCTTGGTCTGCTCATCAGCGGTCTTGCATTGGCACAGACGGGCTATAAGATAGGCGCCAAGGTGGCGGACTTCACGCTAAAAAACACCAAAGACCAGGCCATGTCTCTGTCACAGTTCAAAGACGCCCAGGTGGTAGTGGTAGTGTTCACAAGCAAGAACTGTCCCTATGCCAAACTCTATGACGGCCGGTTGCAGACCCTGGCCAATACGTATGCGGGCAAGGGCGTAAAGTTTATCTATGTGAACCCAGCCATTGGTTTAGAAGAAGGCGGTGACACCATCAAGGAGCTTTCTGAACAGGTAGATACCAGCGTTTCTGCTATGCCGTACCTCTTGGACAATCAACAGAAGGTGAGCAAGCAGTTTGGCGCGGTCAAAACGCCGGAGGTGTTTGTGTTGCAGAACTCCCCTGACGGGTTTTACCTGAAGTACAAAGGCGCCATTGATGACAACCCCCAGGTAGAGGCCTACGCCAAGGAATTTTACTTGAAGAATGCCTTAGAAAATGCTCTGGCCGGAAGACCTGTCACCACCGCAGAAATAAGGCCCACCGGCTGTATGATTAAGAAGTTTTAA
- a CDS encoding 4'-phosphopantetheinyl transferase family protein, giving the protein MPLHHIHTIDENTVLGIWQIQEDVEDLTFQLLSLRPATELPFFKAEARRREWLASRLLVALLLEKLGHPAVLLQKQETGQPYLQGADVQVSITHSGSWAAVLLSATHEVGIDIEIIGKKVQRAAHRFLNEQELSFLQADEEKMHVYWSAKETLYKVYARRQLDFRRQLLVEDFEKAPAGRFGGTVAVPEKTLTYTVHYQISREFVLTYVLAPLSQ; this is encoded by the coding sequence ATGCCGCTGCACCACATCCATACCATAGATGAAAACACCGTGCTGGGCATCTGGCAGATACAGGAAGACGTAGAGGACTTGACATTTCAATTATTGAGTCTACGCCCGGCTACAGAACTGCCCTTTTTCAAGGCCGAAGCCCGCCGTAGGGAATGGCTGGCCTCCAGGTTGCTGGTGGCGCTGTTGCTGGAGAAACTGGGCCACCCCGCCGTTCTGCTGCAAAAGCAGGAAACCGGACAGCCGTACCTGCAGGGTGCCGATGTGCAGGTTTCCATCACCCACTCCGGGTCCTGGGCGGCCGTACTTCTTTCTGCTACTCATGAAGTTGGCATAGATATTGAAATCATTGGTAAGAAAGTGCAGCGGGCGGCACACAGGTTCCTGAACGAGCAGGAACTGAGCTTCCTGCAGGCCGACGAAGAGAAGATGCACGTATATTGGAGCGCAAAAGAAACGTTGTACAAAGTATATGCGCGGCGCCAATTGGATTTCAGGAGGCAGTTGCTGGTAGAGGATTTTGAAAAAGCACCGGCTGGCCGTTTTGGAGGCACCGTGGCAGTTCCAGAAAAAACACTTACCTATACCGTCCATTACCAGATTAGCCGGGAGTTTGTGCTCACTTATGTACTAGCCCCGCTTTCACAGTAA
- a CDS encoding WD40 repeat domain-containing protein: protein MASPFQVQKIATLTGHRDCVYTVEGAAQAHQFFSSGADGMVALWDLTQPDTAQLVAKVSSSVYALKYLTSQNWLLIGHNQNSLEVLDLEQKAIHKTIPLPAAASIFDIQVNVELSLAYVGLSNGSLVVIDLEKLEVTASLLLSEKSVRSIAVHPEGKELALGLSDHRILILDAQTLAVKQTLESHTNSVFTVVYSPNGEYLISGSRDAHLKVWQVRQNYQEHASIIAHLFTINHITFHPNGRLFATCSMDKSIKIWDAETFKLLKVIDKARHAGHGTSVNKLFWSGHWNQLVSCSDDRSISVWALTLKEL, encoded by the coding sequence ATGGCCAGTCCGTTTCAGGTTCAGAAGATTGCCACCCTCACCGGGCACCGTGACTGCGTGTACACGGTAGAAGGCGCGGCGCAGGCGCATCAGTTCTTTTCTTCAGGGGCAGACGGCATGGTAGCCCTGTGGGACCTGACCCAGCCAGACACGGCCCAGCTGGTGGCCAAGGTAAGCAGTTCCGTCTATGCGCTCAAGTACCTGACCAGTCAGAACTGGTTGCTCATAGGGCACAACCAGAACAGCCTGGAGGTGTTAGATCTGGAGCAGAAAGCCATCCATAAAACTATTCCGCTGCCGGCAGCTGCTTCCATTTTTGACATTCAGGTGAATGTGGAGCTATCCCTGGCGTACGTGGGCTTAAGCAACGGGTCTCTGGTAGTCATTGACCTGGAAAAATTAGAGGTAACCGCGTCTTTGCTGCTTTCAGAAAAGAGCGTACGGAGCATTGCCGTGCACCCAGAAGGCAAGGAGCTGGCCCTTGGCTTAAGCGATCATAGAATTTTAATCCTGGACGCGCAGACGCTGGCCGTAAAGCAGACACTGGAAAGCCATACCAATTCTGTCTTCACGGTCGTCTATTCTCCCAACGGGGAGTACCTGATTAGTGGCAGCCGGGACGCTCATCTAAAAGTTTGGCAAGTACGCCAGAACTACCAGGAACATGCCAGCATCATTGCGCACCTGTTCACCATCAACCACATCACGTTCCACCCCAACGGGCGACTTTTTGCCACTTGCAGCATGGACAAGTCCATTAAAATCTGGGACGCTGAAACGTTTAAACTATTGAAAGTGATTGACAAAGCCCGCCACGCTGGTCATGGCACCTCGGTCAACAAATTGTTTTGGTCGGGTCATTGGAATCAGTTAGTTTCGTGTAGCGATGACCGCAGCATATCGGTTTGGGCCTTAACTTTGAAGGAATTATGA
- a CDS encoding DivIVA domain-containing protein, whose protein sequence is MKITPLEIRQKTFEKAFRGLDKDEVQAFLLTLSQQWEKLQDENKDLKMKLEVTGREVQKMREVESSLYKTLKTAEDTSNSMVEQASKAADLQVREAQLKADQLLDAARQKARAVVDAAYQQADKTIADMQAEVKHLEQDYLRLEDYLEGMVRDLQNMAADALEKVEKTKSKPKAAIGSILSRAAQAKAQRPNQDNDTFMNALATPTIETAAPIALPASAFIDQPLAQQIGGGGSRESIPATPGTFPTPHMPDPTPDVHPRTPEIVPPTPHVPSTPSPKPEIEEPRPDTVPAPKPSPVENPEPEREQPLPTQPEVQPPGTHKAEPAVAATADGGSFFDDIA, encoded by the coding sequence ATGAAGATTACACCGTTAGAAATAAGACAGAAGACGTTTGAAAAGGCGTTTAGAGGGTTGGACAAAGATGAGGTTCAGGCGTTTTTATTAACTCTTTCACAACAGTGGGAAAAGCTTCAGGACGAGAACAAAGACCTGAAGATGAAGCTGGAAGTAACCGGCCGCGAAGTGCAGAAAATGCGCGAGGTGGAGTCATCGCTGTACAAAACCTTGAAAACCGCCGAAGACACCAGCAACAGCATGGTGGAGCAAGCTTCTAAGGCCGCTGACCTGCAAGTGCGTGAGGCTCAGCTAAAAGCAGACCAATTGCTGGACGCCGCCCGCCAGAAAGCCCGCGCGGTGGTAGATGCCGCCTACCAGCAGGCAGACAAGACCATTGCCGACATGCAGGCCGAGGTGAAGCATCTGGAGCAGGATTACCTGCGCCTGGAAGACTACCTGGAAGGCATGGTGCGCGACTTGCAGAACATGGCCGCCGACGCCTTGGAGAAAGTAGAGAAGACCAAATCCAAACCAAAAGCCGCCATAGGAAGTATCTTATCTAGAGCCGCGCAGGCAAAAGCCCAGCGCCCTAACCAAGATAATGATACGTTTATGAACGCCTTAGCAACCCCAACGATAGAGACAGCCGCGCCAATCGCCCTGCCTGCCTCAGCTTTTATTGACCAGCCATTGGCCCAGCAGATTGGCGGCGGCGGAAGCCGTGAGTCCATTCCGGCCACGCCGGGTACGTTCCCAACCCCGCACATGCCTGACCCAACGCCAGACGTGCACCCAAGAACGCCGGAGATTGTGCCACCAACCCCGCATGTGCCTTCTACGCCTTCGCCTAAGCCAGAGATTGAGGAGCCTAGACCAGACACGGTGCCTGCACCCAAGCCCTCTCCGGTAGAAAATCCTGAGCCAGAGCGCGAGCAGCCGTTGCCTACCCAGCCAGAAGTACAGCCTCCGGGAACGCACAAGGCTGAGCCAGCCGTAGCCGCAACGGCTGATGGCGGTTCTTTCTTTGATGACATCGCGTAA
- the folB gene encoding dihydroneopterin aldolase, with product MGQVALEGMEFFAFHGFSDEEQKIGNRYGVDISIETDLQAAAVSDDLQDTVNYVTLYQLVQQEMAVPARLLEHVGHRIMERVFQAFPFVQLARVSVSKFNPPLGGICHKSKVTLERKR from the coding sequence ATGGGGCAAGTGGCACTGGAAGGCATGGAGTTTTTTGCCTTTCATGGATTCTCTGACGAGGAGCAGAAAATAGGAAACCGCTACGGTGTAGACATCTCCATTGAGACAGACTTACAAGCCGCCGCCGTTTCTGATGACCTGCAAGACACCGTGAACTATGTAACGCTGTACCAACTGGTGCAACAGGAGATGGCGGTTCCCGCGCGGTTGTTAGAACACGTGGGGCATAGAATCATGGAGCGGGTCTTTCAGGCATTTCCGTTTGTGCAGCTGGCCCGGGTGAGCGTCTCCAAATTCAATCCACCACTGGGAGGCATCTGCCACAAGTCTAAAGTCACCCTGGAACGAAAGCGATAA
- a CDS encoding penicillin-binding protein 1A: MPFFNTYFGSFSDFINTRWKRWRHRHAPKLTKQYWQSLTLQGWLRLLGKGLLYVVLLLFLFYLSVYFGVFGWLPTKRQLKDVQNNMPSEVYSADGVLLGRYFIQDRTNVRYDQIAEPVIQALIATEDARFYEHDGVDNRSLARVFLKTLLLQEESSGGGSTISQQLAKNLYPRKDVGFLSMPVNKLREMILAKRLESVYNKQEILELYLNTVPMGGNVYGIESAARRFFNTSADSLKTEEAATLIGMLKATTTYNPRIHPDRSKQRRNVVLAQMTKYGYLPEDQKIVLQGKPLKLEYNLYSHNSGLATYFREHLREELTKWAALQEKPDGGHYNLYTDGLKIYTTLDTRAQRAAETALKRRMYALQVDFDKHWGKKAPWSGQPEILTAAKQRSLHYKRLVAQGKSAEEIDEIFSTPVPMKLFRWRGEETRTISPMDSIRHYMRYLNAGFLAMEPKSGYVRAWVGGINHSFFKYDHVRAQRQVGSTFKPFVYAAAMERGISPCSYFPNDRRVFPEYENWSPRNSDDVYGGAYSMQGALAKSVNTVAVNAALQVGLPQVITVAKNLGLQGELPNTPALALGSADASLYEMVAAYASFANGGYQVKPRYLLRIVDRTGRVLLDQTNQDGMGQKVLSSQTTSLLRPMLESVINEGTGRRLRSEYGLDMDIAGKTGTTQSQADGWFVAFTPDLVAGAWVGGEDRRIRFRDLELGGGSNTALPIWAGFFQRLTKERDFRKMAHSQFPALPAQYSMYLNCPPYQPPVPVEPVYQEEDHGIDDLFKRGGRKLKDLFKRKGKKKDKNRDWQADLEEELERRGNGRGRGRGH; encoded by the coding sequence ATGCCCTTTTTCAATACCTATTTCGGGAGCTTCTCAGACTTTATAAATACCCGCTGGAAACGCTGGAGGCACCGGCATGCCCCTAAACTCACCAAGCAGTACTGGCAGTCGTTGACACTCCAAGGCTGGCTGCGGCTGCTGGGCAAGGGACTGCTGTATGTTGTCTTGCTGTTGTTTCTGTTCTATTTGTCTGTGTATTTTGGGGTGTTTGGGTGGCTGCCCACTAAGCGCCAACTCAAGGACGTGCAGAACAACATGCCCTCAGAAGTCTACTCGGCAGACGGGGTCCTGCTGGGCCGCTATTTCATTCAGGACCGTACCAACGTACGCTATGACCAAATTGCCGAGCCCGTCATCCAAGCCCTCATTGCCACCGAAGACGCCCGTTTCTATGAGCACGACGGAGTGGACAACCGCAGCCTGGCCCGGGTCTTCCTGAAGACGCTCCTGTTGCAGGAAGAAAGCTCCGGCGGTGGCAGTACCATTAGCCAGCAGTTGGCCAAGAACCTGTATCCCAGAAAGGACGTGGGCTTTTTGTCCATGCCCGTGAACAAGCTGCGCGAGATGATTCTGGCCAAGCGGCTGGAGTCTGTCTACAACAAGCAGGAAATTCTGGAACTGTACCTCAACACCGTGCCCATGGGCGGCAACGTGTATGGCATAGAATCGGCGGCGCGGCGTTTTTTCAATACCTCGGCAGATTCTTTGAAAACCGAAGAGGCGGCCACGCTCATTGGCATGCTCAAGGCCACTACCACTTACAACCCCCGCATCCACCCAGACCGGTCTAAACAGCGCCGCAACGTGGTACTGGCCCAAATGACTAAGTACGGCTATCTTCCAGAGGATCAAAAAATAGTGCTTCAGGGCAAACCGCTCAAACTAGAGTATAACCTGTATTCGCATAACAGCGGCCTGGCCACCTATTTCAGGGAGCACCTGCGCGAAGAACTCACCAAGTGGGCTGCCCTGCAGGAGAAGCCCGACGGCGGCCACTATAACCTTTACACAGACGGCCTCAAGATTTACACCACTCTAGACACCCGTGCCCAGCGCGCGGCAGAAACCGCCCTCAAGCGCCGCATGTACGCCCTGCAGGTAGACTTTGACAAGCACTGGGGCAAGAAAGCGCCTTGGTCGGGTCAGCCCGAAATCCTGACGGCCGCCAAACAACGGTCTCTCCACTACAAACGGCTGGTGGCCCAGGGCAAGTCTGCCGAAGAGATAGACGAGATTTTCAGCACGCCGGTCCCCATGAAGCTGTTCAGGTGGCGCGGCGAGGAAACCCGCACCATCTCGCCCATGGATTCTATCAGGCACTACATGCGGTATCTGAACGCGGGCTTTTTGGCCATGGAACCCAAGAGCGGCTACGTACGGGCCTGGGTGGGCGGCATTAACCACTCCTTCTTTAAATATGACCACGTGCGGGCGCAGCGTCAGGTGGGTTCCACGTTCAAGCCGTTCGTGTACGCCGCCGCCATGGAACGCGGCATCTCGCCGTGCTCCTACTTCCCCAACGACCGGCGCGTGTTCCCTGAGTATGAGAACTGGTCGCCGCGCAATTCAGACGATGTGTACGGTGGAGCTTACTCCATGCAGGGCGCTCTGGCCAAGTCTGTGAATACCGTAGCCGTGAACGCCGCCTTGCAGGTGGGGCTTCCCCAGGTGATAACCGTGGCTAAAAACCTTGGCTTGCAGGGCGAGTTACCCAATACGCCAGCGCTCGCCCTAGGCTCCGCCGATGCCAGCTTGTATGAAATGGTGGCCGCGTACGCCTCCTTCGCGAATGGAGGTTATCAGGTAAAACCACGCTACCTGCTGCGCATTGTAGACAGGACAGGCCGGGTGCTGCTAGACCAGACCAACCAGGACGGAATGGGCCAGAAAGTACTCTCCAGCCAAACCACTTCGCTGCTGCGTCCCATGCTGGAAAGCGTCATCAATGAGGGCACCGGCCGCCGTCTGCGCAGTGAATATGGTCTGGACATGGACATAGCCGGCAAAACTGGTACTACCCAATCCCAAGCCGATGGCTGGTTTGTGGCCTTTACCCCGGACTTAGTGGCAGGTGCCTGGGTGGGCGGCGAGGACCGGCGCATAAGGTTCCGGGATTTGGAACTGGGCGGAGGCTCAAATACGGCGCTTCCCATCTGGGCGGGCTTCTTCCAGCGGCTTACCAAGGAACGTGACTTTCGCAAAATGGCGCATAGTCAGTTCCCAGCCCTGCCCGCCCAGTACAGCATGTACCTCAACTGCCCGCCGTACCAACCGCCCGTTCCGGTAGAACCCGTGTACCAGGAAGAAGACCACGGCATAGACGATCTCTTCAAACGCGGCGGCAGAAAACTAAAAGACCTGTTCAAACGCAAAGGCAAAAAGAAAGACAAAAACCGCGACTGGCAAGCCGACCTGGAAGAAGAACTAGAACGAAGAGGCAACGGCCGGGGCCGGGGAAGAGGCCATTAA
- a CDS encoding DUF72 domain-containing protein, whose product MTQLGEFYIGTSGWHYNHWKGNFYPAGVASAQFTNYYLRFFDTVEINNSFYRLPSPETFANWRTSVPPDFLFAVKASRYITHMKKLKDPQQSLAQFMGNVQALEEKLGPILFQLPPAWRLNLERLEQFLAALPPFYRYTIEFRDQSWYDARVYALLQQKNIAFCIYDLDGHQSPLEVTADFVYIRLHGPEGKYNGSYSETTLQTWAEKLKVWSAEGKDVFVYFDNDIGGHAPVNAARLKKMINE is encoded by the coding sequence ATGACGCAACTGGGCGAATTCTACATAGGGACATCGGGCTGGCATTACAATCACTGGAAGGGGAATTTCTACCCCGCTGGCGTGGCCTCTGCCCAGTTCACCAACTACTATCTGCGCTTTTTTGACACCGTAGAAATCAACAATTCCTTTTACCGGCTCCCCAGCCCAGAGACCTTTGCCAACTGGCGCACCAGCGTGCCTCCAGACTTTCTATTTGCGGTGAAGGCCAGCCGCTACATCACGCACATGAAAAAGCTGAAGGACCCGCAGCAGAGCCTGGCGCAGTTCATGGGGAATGTGCAAGCTCTGGAAGAGAAGCTGGGCCCCATCTTGTTTCAGCTGCCGCCGGCCTGGCGCCTGAACCTGGAACGGCTGGAGCAGTTTCTAGCCGCCCTCCCTCCTTTTTACAGGTACACCATTGAGTTCAGAGACCAGAGTTGGTATGATGCCAGAGTGTATGCGTTGCTGCAACAAAAGAACATTGCCTTCTGCATCTATGACCTAGACGGCCATCAGTCTCCGCTGGAAGTGACCGCAGACTTTGTCTATATACGCCTGCATGGCCCTGAAGGCAAGTACAACGGCAGTTACTCAGAAACCACTTTGCAAACTTGGGCAGAGAAATTAAAGGTCTGGTCTGCCGAGGGAAAAGACGTGTTCGTTTACTTCGACAATGACATAGGCGGCCACGCCCCCGTCAATGCCGCCCGGTTGAAGAAAATGATTAATGAATAA
- a CDS encoding quinone-dependent dihydroorotate dehydrogenase, translating into MYKQLIRPLLFKFDPEEVHSFTNSAVKTAFSLPLAKTLSKSLFQVADPRLERKVFGLTFPNPVGLAAGFDKDAKMIDEFSELGFGFIEIGTLTPKPQEGNPKPRLFRLPQDGAIINRMGFNNQGVDAAVERLRARKSQVIIGGNIGKNKVTPNEQALQDYLYCFDALYDVVDYFVVNVSSPNTPDLRALQEKEPLLDLLSNLQNRNQGKAKPKPLLLKIAPDLNHAQLDDIVEIAVQTHLAGIIATNTTISRAGLSTPAQVIDSIGMGGLSGRPLKQASTEVLRYLRQQLPEEIRLVGVGGIMTAEDALEKLAAGADLVQLYSGFIYEGPALIKQINQRLLR; encoded by the coding sequence GTGTATAAACAACTCATTCGTCCGCTCCTGTTCAAGTTTGACCCAGAAGAAGTACACTCCTTCACCAACTCTGCCGTCAAAACCGCTTTCAGCCTGCCGCTGGCCAAAACCCTCTCCAAGAGTCTCTTTCAAGTGGCAGACCCTCGTCTGGAACGCAAAGTCTTCGGGCTTACGTTTCCCAACCCCGTTGGCCTGGCCGCTGGGTTTGACAAAGACGCCAAGATGATTGACGAGTTTTCTGAACTGGGCTTCGGGTTTATTGAGATTGGTACGCTTACGCCCAAACCGCAGGAAGGCAATCCCAAGCCGCGTTTGTTCAGGTTGCCGCAAGACGGCGCCATCATCAACCGCATGGGCTTCAACAACCAGGGCGTAGACGCGGCGGTGGAACGGCTCAGAGCCAGAAAAAGCCAGGTGATCATTGGCGGCAACATAGGCAAGAACAAAGTCACGCCCAATGAGCAGGCCCTGCAAGACTACCTTTATTGTTTTGATGCCCTGTATGACGTGGTGGATTACTTTGTGGTGAACGTAAGTTCGCCCAACACGCCAGACTTGCGGGCGCTGCAAGAGAAAGAACCGCTCCTGGACCTGCTATCCAACCTGCAAAACCGCAACCAAGGAAAAGCCAAACCCAAGCCGCTTCTCCTTAAAATAGCCCCAGACCTCAACCACGCCCAGCTGGATGACATTGTGGAGATTGCGGTGCAGACCCACCTGGCCGGAATCATTGCCACCAATACCACCATCAGCAGAGCTGGTCTGAGCACCCCGGCGCAAGTAATTGACAGCATAGGCATGGGCGGATTGAGCGGTAGACCCTTAAAACAAGCTTCTACCGAGGTGCTGCGCTACCTGCGCCAGCAACTGCCCGAAGAAATTCGTCTGGTGGGTGTGGGCGGCATTATGACCGCAGAAGACGCACTGGAAAAATTAGCCGCCGGCGCCGACCTAGTGCAACTCTATTCTGGTTTCATCTATGAGGGTCCGGCCTTGATCAAACAAATCAACCAACGCCTGTTGCGCTAA